A region of Coleofasciculus chthonoplastes PCC 7420 DNA encodes the following proteins:
- a CDS encoding type I-MYXAN CRISPR-associated endonuclease Cas4/Cas1, translating into MQTLDSTQDTIRVSALHALAYCPRLFYLEEVEELYTQDAAVFAGRRLHVELEKQEDEDWEDLFLESPELGLRGRVDALRTRDGQTIPYEHKRGRCYRDENNQPQAWNSDKLQILAYAYLIESALGIPISEGRIRYHADNVLVHVPLDDLGRATVRDAIQQARILRQSSHRPPVTDNERMCVRCSLSPVCLPEEARLAHNREWQPMRLFPPDDERQVIHVLEPGTAVGRTGEQLKLSRRGQPVETVPVRQVGQLVLHSFSQISTQALHFCVTQGIGVHFISGGGRYIGSFDTRQGSIQRRIHQYQALSQPDTCLELARKLVTCRGQGQRKFLMRGKRGSQGKSAKLKRAIAQMKAVLKNVSSAPSRESLLGLEGNLAASYFAALPCLIAATVPPELRFDHRNRRPPKDRFNALLSFGYALLIKDVMNAILTVGLEPALGFYHQPRSQASPLALDLMEIFRVPLVDMVVMASINKGQWDVQADFDVRGVQVWLSDTGRRKFVGLYERRKQETWKHPVTGYSLTYRRLLELEVRLLEKEWFGEGGLFGQLIVR; encoded by the coding sequence ATGCAAACACTTGATTCGACCCAAGACACGATTCGTGTGTCTGCCCTTCACGCCCTCGCTTATTGTCCGCGCCTATTCTATCTAGAAGAAGTCGAAGAACTCTACACCCAAGACGCCGCCGTTTTTGCAGGGCGCCGACTCCATGTCGAACTGGAAAAACAAGAGGATGAAGACTGGGAAGACTTATTCCTAGAAAGCCCAGAACTCGGATTACGCGGTCGAGTGGACGCCCTCCGCACCCGCGATGGACAAACTATTCCCTACGAACATAAACGTGGACGCTGTTACCGAGACGAGAACAATCAACCCCAAGCTTGGAACAGTGATAAACTGCAAATTCTCGCCTACGCTTACCTGATTGAATCGGCTTTGGGTATCCCAATTTCAGAAGGACGAATTCGTTACCACGCCGATAACGTCTTAGTTCATGTTCCCCTAGATGATCTCGGACGCGCCACGGTGCGAGACGCTATCCAACAAGCGCGAATCCTACGACAATCTAGCCATCGTCCCCCAGTTACCGACAACGAGAGGATGTGTGTCCGTTGTTCCCTCTCCCCCGTCTGTTTACCCGAAGAAGCCCGACTCGCCCATAATCGGGAATGGCAACCGATGCGCCTCTTTCCCCCGGATGATGAACGCCAGGTGATTCATGTCTTGGAACCGGGAACAGCCGTTGGGCGTACCGGAGAACAATTGAAACTCAGCCGCCGGGGTCAACCTGTGGAAACGGTTCCCGTGCGTCAGGTGGGACAACTCGTCCTCCATAGTTTCTCACAAATCTCCACCCAAGCGCTGCATTTTTGTGTGACTCAAGGAATTGGTGTGCATTTTATTTCTGGGGGTGGGCGTTATATCGGCAGTTTTGATACCCGACAAGGCAGTATTCAGCGGCGCATCCATCAATATCAAGCTTTGAGTCAGCCGGATACTTGTCTGGAATTAGCCCGAAAATTAGTCACCTGTCGCGGTCAAGGACAGCGCAAATTCCTGATGCGGGGAAAGCGTGGCAGTCAGGGAAAATCGGCTAAACTAAAACGTGCGATCGCGCAGATGAAAGCGGTACTAAAAAATGTCTCTTCTGCCCCATCTCGTGAATCGTTATTGGGATTGGAAGGGAATTTAGCCGCGTCCTATTTTGCCGCGTTACCCTGTTTAATTGCCGCCACAGTTCCGCCTGAATTACGCTTTGACCATCGCAATCGCCGCCCCCCGAAAGACCGATTTAATGCCCTATTGAGTTTTGGCTATGCCTTATTAATTAAGGATGTGATGAATGCCATCCTCACCGTGGGGCTAGAACCCGCATTGGGATTTTATCACCAACCTCGTTCTCAAGCTTCACCATTGGCACTGGATTTAATGGAAATTTTCCGAGTTCCGTTGGTGGATATGGTGGTTATGGCTTCGATTAATAAAGGTCAGTGGGATGTACAAGCTGACTTTGACGTGCGGGGAGTACAGGTGTGGTTAAGTGATACGGGACGACGAAAGTTCGTGGGTTTATATGAACGCCGGAAACAGGAAACCTGGAAGCATCCTGTTACGGGTTATTCGCTCACCTATCGCCGTTTGTTGGAACTTGAAGTCCGTTTGCTGGAAAAAGAATGGTTCGGTGAAGGTGGTTTATTTGGTCAATTAATAGTGCGTTGA
- the cas8a1 gene encoding type I-MYXAN CRISPR-associated Cas8a1/Cmx1, which produces MSTQLTLNLNNPHFTLLHRAGLAGLWMSLKQLDAETNVRDRPGYITWELTQRQVSLQWEGEDFQVLNWLLNESFQLDDGRISLRGLDSKTMDIQSQLILHQGILGTFLQHNKTHTSTGLVSKSFILEEGKPELVARYKHLSGYIYQQAKILCDKQGKFLTKPIKVPGWLNPGTVVRHIAFSSNTSFEETPESVFVLLFAAVACCYYSIRSKLRDKRAEYALVIPEITDLAAYANWRRHRKWREEGYKDFFASGLGDAGLKFLTYITKDILAERPFKRCQVITLGTVPWASQQKTRTDLYLVEANERIERNYQVCDNYLSTRDVAGKEGLFISCSFARELIAENLARGKHWYAGLADNATSNELFQKLTYERGGLNQMVQEVEWDRESEKLFVKACHEAIGYNHKQLYKRAKDRKEVPNYEREDTKFRTGLARCKTAVAFREFITDYLSRARFMPTLEENWEGFMDLIMGAKDWKKGRDLALLALASYKRSSQSQKVGTEESAEDEDEIDFGY; this is translated from the coding sequence ATGTCAACCCAATTAACCTTAAACTTAAACAATCCTCACTTCACCTTACTTCATCGCGCTGGATTAGCGGGATTATGGATGAGTTTAAAGCAACTAGACGCCGAAACAAACGTTCGCGATCGCCCGGGTTATATTACCTGGGAACTAACACAGCGTCAGGTGAGTTTACAGTGGGAGGGAGAGGATTTTCAAGTCTTAAATTGGCTATTAAACGAATCCTTTCAATTAGACGATGGACGGATATCTTTAAGGGGATTAGACTCAAAGACAATGGATATTCAATCTCAGTTAATCCTGCATCAAGGTATCCTGGGAACCTTTTTACAGCATAACAAAACCCACACCTCCACAGGACTTGTCTCTAAATCCTTTATCCTTGAAGAAGGTAAACCGGAATTAGTGGCGCGATATAAACATCTGTCTGGATACATCTATCAACAGGCAAAAATCCTGTGTGACAAGCAGGGAAAATTCCTCACCAAACCGATTAAAGTACCGGGATGGTTAAATCCGGGGACAGTGGTACGACATATTGCTTTTAGTTCCAATACTAGCTTTGAAGAAACACCAGAATCCGTATTCGTTTTATTATTTGCGGCGGTAGCCTGTTGTTACTATTCGATTCGGTCAAAATTACGGGATAAACGGGCAGAATATGCTTTAGTTATCCCCGAAATTACCGACTTAGCCGCTTACGCTAATTGGCGGCGTCATCGGAAATGGCGAGAGGAGGGATATAAAGACTTTTTTGCCTCTGGGTTAGGGGATGCGGGGTTAAAGTTTTTGACCTATATTACTAAAGATATTTTGGCAGAACGTCCCTTTAAACGCTGTCAGGTGATTACATTAGGAACAGTCCCTTGGGCGAGTCAGCAAAAAACGCGCACGGATTTGTATTTAGTTGAGGCAAATGAGCGAATTGAGCGGAATTATCAGGTTTGCGATAATTATTTAAGTACCCGTGATGTGGCGGGGAAAGAAGGGTTGTTTATTTCCTGTAGTTTTGCCAGGGAGTTAATTGCAGAAAACTTAGCCAGGGGTAAACATTGGTATGCAGGTTTGGCAGATAATGCCACGAGTAATGAGTTATTTCAAAAGTTGACCTATGAACGCGGAGGACTCAATCAGATGGTTCAAGAAGTGGAATGGGATCGAGAAAGTGAGAAGCTATTTGTCAAGGCTTGTCATGAAGCAATTGGCTATAACCATAAACAACTTTATAAACGAGCGAAAGACAGGAAGGAAGTGCCGAATTATGAACGGGAGGATACCAAGTTTCGCACAGGGTTGGCGCGGTGTAAAACCGCTGTGGCGTTTCGGGAGTTTATTACTGATTACTTATCGAGGGCGCGATTTATGCCCACGCTGGAGGAAAATTGGGAAGGGTTTATGGATTTAATTATGGGGGCAAAGGATTGGAAAAAAGGACGGGATTTGGCGTTATTAGCCTTAGCTAGTTATAAGCGCAGTAGTCAGAGTCAAAAGGTAGGGACGGAGGAATCAGCAGAAGATGAGGATGAAATTGATTTTGGATATTAA
- a CDS encoding CRISPR-associated helicase/endonuclease Cas3 has protein sequence MSKFKRLLAKSLSDSDSTRSQNAATFTGHIALVKRGAEVLLKCLDRRIFQQLGLDESEVDLFANTVRLGAYLHDWGKANQHFQEMVYLNTAQKSPDPKKRDKLKQLRQLWEKHHGKQMIRHEVLSGILALRVPEFRHWLEQCANADLVIAVWAAMGHHLKMTSDLDLTIRSGTGSSLFIYTDHNDFKRMLKMGRQLGLPANLPAVPGKVWQKEELERELKELYHEFDQIEQQIISENDTRRLRFIAAVKATVIAADLAGSALPVVDENIKDWIENVLSITLSENDLDQVLQQRLQGKKLRPFQQKIAATPHRITLVKAGCGTGKTIGAYAWAKKWAGDRKLFFGYPTTGTATQGFIDYAHETDIEADLMHSRADLDREILFSGDEDEGIDDRLAALTAWRQKLIVCTVDTVLGLMQNNRRSLYSWSAIAQGAFVFDEVHAYDNRLFGALLRFIDTFRGAPILLMSASFTPEQIQAIQGVVGELGEATQIIEGPKNLEVLPRYQIESIPSADQAWDRVRETLTRQHQNKVLWVTNSVKTCQELYLEAKQQIPDSIPVLIYHSRYRYFNRLEKHKWVIDAFEHEGAVLAITTQVCEMSLDLSADLLVTPIAPASALIQRLGRLNRRVMTTANHRVKLASGKIAPTLVYPWDDSRPYSQDELETGQHLVDQLAGKAICQENLAKIVAQMSTPEQQPSQSEWLEGCWCTRPNFLREPGYTITVLLEEDLANIKNAANQRQDKSFKKERQRWTIPIRIIPGFEKWRRNGYYPIAPPDQVKYRSETGAK, from the coding sequence ATGTCTAAATTTAAACGACTTCTGGCTAAATCTCTATCTGATTCTGACTCAACCCGGAGTCAAAATGCGGCGACTTTTACGGGTCATATTGCCTTAGTTAAGCGAGGGGCTGAGGTATTGCTGAAGTGTTTAGATCGGCGAATTTTTCAACAACTGGGATTGGATGAGAGTGAAGTGGACTTATTTGCCAATACGGTGAGATTGGGGGCATACCTGCATGATTGGGGTAAGGCAAATCAGCATTTTCAAGAAATGGTTTATCTGAATACTGCCCAAAAATCCCCAGACCCGAAAAAACGGGACAAGCTTAAACAACTGCGTCAATTATGGGAGAAACATCATGGTAAACAAATGATTCGCCATGAAGTTTTAAGCGGTATCCTCGCCTTGCGTGTTCCTGAATTTCGCCATTGGTTAGAACAATGTGCAAATGCTGATCTGGTGATAGCTGTTTGGGCGGCGATGGGACATCATTTGAAGATGACGTCTGACCTGGACTTAACAATCCGTAGTGGAACCGGAAGTAGTTTATTTATTTATACCGACCACAATGATTTTAAACGAATGTTAAAAATGGGTCGGCAATTGGGACTCCCGGCTAATTTACCTGCCGTTCCTGGAAAAGTTTGGCAGAAGGAAGAACTAGAACGAGAATTAAAAGAATTATATCATGAATTTGACCAGATTGAACAGCAGATTATTTCTGAAAACGATACCAGGCGATTGAGATTTATTGCGGCGGTGAAAGCTACGGTAATTGCGGCGGATTTAGCGGGTTCGGCTTTACCTGTTGTGGACGAGAATATTAAGGATTGGATTGAGAACGTTTTATCGATCACCCTATCCGAAAACGACTTAGATCAGGTTCTTCAACAACGACTGCAAGGGAAAAAATTACGCCCGTTTCAACAGAAAATTGCCGCCACTCCCCATCGAATTACCTTAGTTAAAGCCGGGTGTGGTACGGGTAAAACTATTGGGGCGTATGCATGGGCGAAAAAATGGGCAGGCGATCGCAAGTTGTTCTTTGGCTATCCGACGACGGGAACCGCGACGCAGGGGTTTATTGATTATGCCCACGAGACGGATATTGAAGCCGATTTAATGCATTCTCGCGCTGATTTAGACCGAGAAATCTTGTTTTCTGGGGATGAAGATGAAGGGATTGATGATCGCCTAGCCGCCCTCACCGCTTGGAGACAAAAGTTGATTGTTTGCACCGTAGATACGGTTTTGGGGCTAATGCAAAATAATCGGCGATCGCTGTATTCCTGGAGTGCGATCGCTCAAGGGGCTTTTGTGTTTGATGAAGTTCATGCTTATGATAACCGCTTATTTGGGGCTTTATTGCGATTTATAGACACCTTTCGCGGCGCACCCATTCTGTTGATGAGTGCCAGTTTTACACCAGAACAGATTCAGGCAATTCAAGGAGTAGTTGGCGAATTAGGAGAAGCGACTCAGATTATTGAAGGTCCGAAAAATTTAGAAGTTTTACCACGATATCAGATTGAGTCTATCCCATCAGCCGATCAAGCTTGGGATAGGGTGCGAGAAACATTAACTCGTCAACACCAGAATAAAGTGTTATGGGTGACAAATTCGGTTAAGACTTGTCAGGAATTGTATCTAGAAGCAAAACAACAGATTCCGGATTCCATTCCTGTACTGATTTATCACAGTCGCTATCGCTATTTTAATCGGTTGGAGAAACATAAATGGGTGATAGATGCTTTTGAACATGAGGGTGCGGTGCTAGCAATTACCACTCAAGTTTGTGAAATGTCCTTAGATTTGAGTGCGGATTTATTAGTCACCCCAATCGCCCCAGCATCGGCGTTAATTCAACGGTTAGGGCGATTAAATCGTCGGGTAATGACTACAGCGAATCATCGGGTAAAACTGGCGTCGGGAAAAATTGCCCCAACCTTAGTTTATCCTTGGGATGATTCACGTCCTTACTCCCAAGACGAATTAGAAACGGGACAGCATTTAGTTGATCAATTAGCCGGAAAAGCGATTTGTCAGGAGAATTTAGCCAAGATTGTTGCCCAAATGTCTACTCCAGAACAACAGCCAAGTCAATCGGAATGGTTAGAGGGATGTTGGTGTACCCGTCCAAATTTTTTACGGGAACCGGGTTATACGATTACGGTTTTACTAGAGGAAGATTTAGCTAATATTAAAAATGCCGCCAATCAACGTCAGGATAAATCCTTTAAAAAAGAACGCCAACGGTGGACAATTCCAATTCGGATTATCCCTGGGTTTGAGAAGTGGCGGCGGAATGGATATTATCCCATTGCACCTCCCGATCAGGTGAAATACCGTTCAGAAACAGGGGCAAAATAA
- the cas6 gene encoding type I-MYXAN CRISPR-associated protein Cas6/Cmx6, giving the protein MNSTIVERQTGASPIELFVNLSFSIQGQMLPADHGFGLFSALSKRCTAIHQQNEIQILTIPGIPDRQGKIALTDRSRLLIRLPITKIPLVYAIAGKRVQIGNHPIQIGIPRIEPLNAKSRVRSRIVTIKGYTEPESFLQAAQRQLNRLGVSGELRIPLNRDQTPKRKAIKIQQDTVVGFTTEVSHLSEEDSLTLQRWGLGGRRHMGCGVFL; this is encoded by the coding sequence ATGAATTCGACAATAGTAGAACGGCAAACAGGCGCGTCTCCCATCGAACTGTTTGTCAATTTAAGCTTTAGCATTCAAGGACAAATGCTTCCGGCTGATCACGGCTTTGGCTTGTTTTCGGCTTTATCTAAACGGTGTACGGCGATTCACCAGCAGAATGAAATTCAGATATTGACGATTCCGGGTATTCCCGATCGCCAAGGGAAGATTGCGCTGACGGATAGATCGCGCCTGCTGATTCGTTTACCGATTACCAAGATTCCCTTGGTTTATGCGATCGCGGGAAAACGAGTTCAGATTGGCAATCATCCCATACAGATTGGGATTCCCAGGATTGAACCCCTCAACGCCAAGTCAAGGGTGCGATCGCGGATTGTGACGATTAAAGGTTATACCGAACCCGAATCCTTCCTCCAGGCGGCGCAGCGTCAACTGAATCGGTTGGGGGTGTCGGGAGAGTTGCGAATTCCTCTAAATCGGGATCAAACACCGAAGCGCAAAGCGATAAAAATTCAGCAAGATACGGTAGTGGGATTTACCACTGAAGTTAGCCATCTTAGTGAAGAGGATTCCCTGACATTGCAACGGTGGGGATTAGGAGGGCGGCGACACATGGGTTGTGGGGTGTTTTTGTAA
- the cas2 gene encoding CRISPR-associated endonuclease Cas2, with translation MGEQKNWYLICYDIRCPKRWRKAYKLLQGYGERIQYSIFRCFLTLRGREKLRWELERVLKAEDSLLLIRLSDQCVSGLRAYNRPEAWSEVQAGYRIV, from the coding sequence ATGGGTGAACAAAAAAACTGGTACTTAATTTGTTACGATATCCGCTGTCCCAAGCGCTGGCGCAAGGCGTATAAGTTACTTCAGGGATACGGTGAGCGGATTCAATACTCTATTTTCCGCTGTTTTTTGACCTTGCGGGGACGGGAAAAGTTGCGATGGGAGTTGGAGAGGGTATTAAAGGCGGAGGATAGTTTATTGCTAATTCGTCTTTCCGATCAATGTGTAAGTGGACTTCGCGCTTATAATCGTCCTGAGGCTTGGTCTGAGGTTCAAGCGGGATATCGGATTGTTTGA